ataagacttactgtgttgagctatataacaatgattagttttctgtctatgaATGTATCTAACCAGTTGTTCACCCGTCTAATAAAACACGTATTAAAGCATCGTTGCTGTTTCCATGGTTACTACAAACTAAAACAACCGGAAATCGAGAGTAACACgagtatgatgtcattgatggGCGATGCACGGACATGGTCAGTgacctggttaaaattgcttatttctctggatttaaacattcttggaagcATTTGGGATAACGTATGTACATTCTGATTGTTCTAATGGTTTTTGGATCAGAAAATCTTACATGTTGTgcctttaaatataaaatcattGTTAGTgggccagcatttgtgctttgagatattttgacataataaaaggacaataaaataaataacattccATATGCTTTTTCCAAAACCTGCCATCTGCCAtccaaagacatttataaagacagaatCTAGAGCCTTTAAAGAGACCATGGTAATTCAATAAAATGTCAGATATAGGTCTACTTTCATTCTTACAACATAATTGATAtactgttaatttttttattgcacaaataaaagcatttcttactttttaaatcaattttaggTAAAACagtggggagaaaaaaaaaaatagaaaaatataaatttaattactataataaataatccagaaaacagaatttggccAGAAACACCTTtaaattttcattattttgatgTCACATTGCTATAAATCTAATGTGAAAGAGTTAGGATGAAATATGACGACTCAGACAATTGTTGTGTCTTCACCTTTAGAGGAAagagtaacactttacaatataaaACCGCTTTTCAGGAGCGTTCGATTTCAGAAAGTACAGTCCTTACACTTTTTACACAGAATCTTTTTGAAGGCTTTACGGAAGTCCCTGTTAAAGATGGTGTAGATGAGCGGGTTCAGGGCACTGTTGCAGTAGCCGATCCAGAAGAAGAACGTAAaaagtggttttggcactgtacAAGCCTCTCCGCAAATGGCCTGCAAGCTGTAGGTGAAGAAGAATGGGAACCAGCAGACGACAAAAACCCCAATGACGACCGCGAGGACGAAGGTGAAACGCTTCTCGCGGATGATCATGGCTTTCCTCTTGGTGTTCGGAGTTCCCGCTAGTTTCACGTTGGAAGAGGCCAGCTGGCTGCCCTTAGACGTAGCGAGGACATTCTGGTAGGGCTGGGTCAGTGAGGAAGTCTGGTGTCCGTGCTCCATCGCCCCCACATTGGAGGTTGTCCCGTTGGCATTATGTCCCCCTACTACCTCGACATCCGAGCCAGAGCTTGAGCTGTCCTCTTTGTTGTCCTTGCACCTCTTTGAGCGTTTCATCCGCTGCCGACGTTCTACTGGAGCCCGAGGCTGGTTTTTGGCTTCTGATCTGGAAGCAGCCTGATTGGGAACATTCGCAGAGTCAACACCTCCCTGGTTTTTGCCACTCTGCACCACCCTTCCCGACGTGACGCTGCTTGCGCCGTCTTTTCTTGGCTCTCCTGGAGGATATCGAGTGTGCTTCTTGGCAATCTGATAGATGCGAACGTACACCAGGATCATGATGAGGCACGGGGCGAAGAAAGACCCGATGGAGGAGTACAGGACGTACCATACGGTGTCGTTGAGTTTGCACTGTGGGCCACACCCATTCTCCTGCTCCGGGGTCTTATTCATGGAGACCAGTGGAGGGAAAGAGATGATGGCAGAAATGAGCCACACCACCACGATGGCGCCCTTGATCCTGCGAGGGGTGCGCAGGGTGGCGTACTGCACCGGCCGGGAGATGGACAGGTAGCGGTCCAGGCTGATGGCGCACAGATGTATGATGGAAGATGTGCAGACGAGCACATCCAGCGCCAAGATGATCTCACACCAAAACGATTCAAAGTACCAGTAGCCCATCAGCTCATTGGCCAGGGAGAACGGGATGATCAAAGTGGCCACCAGGATGTCTGCAGCAGCCAGAGACACCAGGAAAAGGTTCTGAGGTCCTCGCAAAGAGCAGCACGTCAGGACAGCTATGATCACCAGGATGTTCCCAAAGATGGTGAAGAGCATGATGAGAGTCATTGCAGTGGCAAACACAGCTGTGACTTCAGGGGAATAAGAATTGCATGTACTAAGGTTTTCTCCTCCTGGGCTACTGGTGCTTTGAGGGGTCATATTTAAGTTCTAAGGCTAGACAGTTAAGTGCAAAGTAGTCTTTGATGTAGACTTGTATCCTAGCGTAAAAACTTTCTTTTCTTTAGAAAATTGTTGAAAGTGAAAGGTGTCTTTATAGCAAAGAATGACATCCTCCAGGTACTTCCTTTGGCAAAtctcgagaaaaaaaaaaaaaactaatcaaAATACTGCATTTGCATTAAAAGGGGGTCGTGCAGTCCGTTCACTTCAAAAATAAATCAGCAAAATTACTCTTTTTGCAGAGGCAAAAATTATTAAAGTAATGCAAAACATGCATAACTGCAAAAACCTGccattattaataaaaacaatgcgGCATTAACTTACCACAGCTTATGCCAAACATCTTTTAGACACTGTAAGTCACTCAAATTACACGAAAGTCTCGTGTACTGATCCGATTCTTGTCCAAAAATACGGCAGCGCGCACTTGGAAGAAATACGCGCTTGGAGACGCGCACGGACACTAGCGCgtcaaaacaaaatacacattttcagGCAGCAAAAGCTAAGGGACTGAAAATgcagaaatataaaactaattCAAACATAATAGTTCCGTGGAGTTATGATTGTCTGAAGAGCTCTGAAAGCTTCTCGATGAGTGAAAAGGCTCACCATCTCCAAACGCGCGCACCAGCCGAACCAAAACTACAGTTCCTCAAATACCAACGATTATTAAGAGAAATGGTCTTTGCATAAACATTTCCATGTCAGAGAAAAATCCACGAAGGAAAGCTCCAGTCTTTAAGACTTTAAATAAttgcttttaatattttaaaatagacttTCTCAGTATcaactgaataaaaacaaaagtccTTTCATTCATTTCTCAATTTCCTTTCTAGACGTTTCATAGAGCTTTGCGCATCGGTCACCAGAATGAACTGACTTGAGTTTATAACTGAGCGTCCCCCGCCGTGACGTCAGGCTGATACCCTCGTCATGACGTCACGTCTGAATGACGTGAAGtcgctttttttattattattaaaaaagaaaagaaacaactATGGGGGAAAAGCAAGTGAAACGGCAAAGACAAAGATAACTTCAATTTAACTTCTTTCAACTTGATAAGCGTTCTAAAAACGCGCGAGAAGCCGCAAACAGCGCGAGTGCAACGATTAAAGTCAACATCACAGTGatatttacaaagaaaaacaatggaaaccAAGCAGAGATGACGCTGAAAAATTGCAAATTTACAGATGATTTTACAACACAAGACGACGATATCAGATGTACTGCAACACATTCATCTCTCCAGACATGAAAGGGGATTGTAATTAGTATGCTGGTGAAAGTAACTCAAATTCATTTAAGATCCCAAAAGAAAAACACTACACTGCAATATATTCTATAGAATAAATGGCGTAAATAAAAAGGTCTGTATATCTATCTCATACTTCTTTTTGATAAAACTCCACATTACTCTCCTACTAAAAAGAGACAAAACTAAGGggggaaaacagtgaacagtgacTACCACCTACTggacaaaatttaaaaatgacattaagAACTAGAATTGTGGACTGGAGGACCTGTCaatgaattcattttaaatcagaCGGCAATATAATTGGCATAAATTCACAATAAGCCATCcatattttgattttcaaaCCTTTATTTATCCTCTTAGATTCAGAACTCCTGTGTGATAAAGAAACCATTCAAACAGAGCAGTTGGATGCATCATGATGCTGCTTGGTCCCCTTCTTTCTTATCTGAAACGAAGAAAGCCGATTCATTCAGGAAGAGCAGCTCCAACTCTCAAATGTCAAAACCACGGTACAATGGCAAGGAaaagataaaaacaaataacCACATCACGCTTTTATAGCTACTGCTATTAATCCAGATCACTTCCTCTCGTCAGAGTGATCACATATTTACATACTACATACAGTACGTTTCCTCAGTCATATTGCATATCCTGCCTTATTAGCCATATATTTCTGGGCGTATGGTAAAAGCACATATTAAGACATACCACAGTGGTACAGCTTCCGGAGCTTTTGCACATCCAGATCACTCAAGTAAGCCCTCTGGCCGAGCTTTACCCCACTCTCTTTGGGCAGAATTGTAGGTTTTCCATTTCTAGAGAAATATTTGCTGCAAAACAGAATACTAGTGAAATGTTTGACATCATACATATGATTTTACACACTCATTCAAACTATTTCAGGGTTATGTTTTGACTGGAACACATACTCTCCATAATGCAAGATTGATTCCAGGTCATACTTCAGACCGAGAGTGTTCCCTTCCTTCTTCATAAAATTGTCCTCTTTCCCTGTAAATTAAAAAGCAGTCAGTACAACCAATGATGGCCAACTGatggcataacattatgaccaccttcctaatattgtgttggtatcccttttgctgccaaaacagccctgacccgtcgaggcatggactcctctagacccctgcaggtgtgctgtggtatctgcaccaagatgttagcagcagatccttgaagtcctgtaagttgtgaggtggagcctccatggatcagccttgtttgttcagcacatcccacagatgctcgattggattaagatctggggaatttggaggccaagtcaacacctcaaactcgttgtgctccttaaaccattcctgaaccatttttgctttgtggcaggagcattatcctgctgaaagaggccacagccaccagggaataccgtttccatgaaagggtgtacaacaatgcttaggtaggtggtacgtgtcaaagtaacatccacatggatggcaggacccaaggtttcccagcagaacattgcccaaagcatcacactgcctccaccggcttgccttcttcccataatgcatcctggtgtcatgtgttccccaggtaagcgacacacacggtcatccatgtgatgtaaaagaaaacatgattgatcagaccaggccaccttcttccattgctccagaTCCAGTTCTGATGGTCatgtgtccactgttggctcttttggcggtggacaggggtcagcatgggcaacctgactggtctgcaactatgcagccccatacacaacaaactgtgacgcactgtgtattctgacatcttctatcagaaccagcattaacttcttgagaaATTTGAGCtccagtagctcgtctgttggatcggaccacaggggccagccttcgctccccacgtacatcaatgagcctcggccacccatgaccctgtcaccggttcaccactgttccttccttgggccacttttgatagatactgaccactgcagaccaggaacaccccacaagagctgcagttttggagatgctctgacccagtcatctagccatcacaatttggcccttgttcacttgctgcctaatactgtatatcccacccactaacaggtgccgtgatgaagagataatcaatGATATTCACTTCActtgtcagtggtcataatgttatgcctgatcagtttgagatatatatattatattagttaCATTAATAGTAgtacataaataaaacaaagaggGAGAAAGAAACTATGAAAAAGAATGCTAATGGAATTAAAGcaatttggaaccaaactcaAATGGAATTTGGATCAAAAAGGAAcattcttaaaataaaaaaggctaCTGGTAATCTAAAATTCCTATTAATATCAGTTTATCTAATAGAATATTATTTTAGTGGATTCTACTTGGTACTTTGACTCCGTCAGAATTCCATATTATGAAAGGAATTCCATTAGAAatccttcaggattttttttggATAGCAGTGAAATGCTAAATGAAAGTAATATTATGCATACCAGACACAATGTTCTCATAAACTATAGTGATATGATCACCACGGTCAAAGCGGGAATGCTCATGGTGTAAGCCGAGGGCATGAAGGACCTCGTGGCAGATGTTCCCAACCTTACAGTGCGGCCCAACCAGAACTGGCTGCTCACCCCCCATACAGCCGACGTAAGACGCACACCTTTAGGAAACAGCAAACTAGCCATTTATTGGCATCAGATTACATGTTCGGTGATGGCACTAGATGGAAAAATATAGTGCTGAAACATACAGGGAAAGTGTCCTGACAAAGACAATGAGTAAATGTCCCGATAAAtgctggttttttttttttttgtgaagctAAAATCTGTGACTCACCCATTGCTCTTCTCAAAGTGCAAGTAGTCCGTTTCTTTAGTATGTGGAAGGAACTCGATGCAGGTCTTCTCAGAGATCATATTTAAGGCTTTAAGAATGTCTTCAGTCCTGCTCTCTGAAGGCCATGAACCACAAACATATACAGAAACTAAACATTATTCCtacatttaaactttaaaaaaaaaaaaaaaaaaaaaaaaaaaaaaaaaacacaccccattgcttcatttcagaaggtctttattaaccctcttGAGCCAtgtggatatcttttatgacgaatggatgcactttttttggacttcaaaatctcgccccccattcactactattataaagcttggaagagccagaatatttctttttaaatataactaagtgagtaaatcatgggatcattttttgGTAAACTATCACTTTAATTGTCTACCACCTGTAAACTGTTAGTGTCTTGAGGACTTTTCCACAGGCAATAACGGTTTATGAAGAAGCttgaaaaacacttttcaataaAGATCTGTAAAGCTTATTTGGATTTTACAAAATCatctttaaaatacagtatctTGAAAAAGGGACCGGGGGACCCTTCTTTTTGCAGAGTTTAGATCTATTCATTGAAATTATACCAGTGGATATGAAGGTATTAGGGTACGAAGGTATAATATTTTGCAGAAAACATACCACCAAACATGAAGAAAACTCACCAAGAGCAGAATCAATTTCATAAGGGACTGGTAAATGTCCATCCACCCCGGGCCACAGTTGATTCACTGCGTTCCTGTCACTCTAAATAAAAGACAGAGTCTGAACCGTGTTGTCAGGAGGACAGGGGTGTTTTACACAAACATCAGGTCAGGGCAGGTTGTCACGTGTGTTTCAGAATAGAAACCTGAGCATTGGAGCCAGGTTCAAAATTCAGATTTAGATAGAGTTTTACagaggggattttttttttttttttttttttttttttacatctctTATCATCACTCCATGAATCAGAAATAATGTCCACAGcctaaaaaaaacatctttcacCATACAAAAGGTTTTATAAATCAAGTTTGGTGTATGTCCAtgctgctgaa
This genomic stretch from Megalobrama amblycephala isolate DHTTF-2021 linkage group LG2, ASM1881202v1, whole genome shotgun sequence harbors:
- the LOC125262361 gene encoding alpha-2B adrenergic receptor; this encodes MTPQSTSSPGGENLSTCNSYSPEVTAVFATAMTLIMLFTIFGNILVIIAVLTCCSLRGPQNLFLVSLAAADILVATLIIPFSLANELMGYWYFESFWCEIILALDVLVCTSSIIHLCAISLDRYLSISRPVQYATLRTPRRIKGAIVVVWLISAIISFPPLVSMNKTPEQENGCGPQCKLNDTVWYVLYSSIGSFFAPCLIMILVYVRIYQIAKKHTRYPPGEPRKDGASSVTSGRVVQSGKNQGGVDSANVPNQAASRSEAKNQPRAPVERRQRMKRSKRCKDNKEDSSSSGSDVEVVGGHNANGTTSNVGAMEHGHQTSSLTQPYQNVLATSKGSQLASSNVKLAGTPNTKRKAMIIREKRFTFVLAVVIGVFVVCWFPFFFTYSLQAICGEACTVPKPLFTFFFWIGYCNSALNPLIYTIFNRDFRKAFKKILCKKCKDCTF
- the LOC125262362 gene encoding astacin-like metalloendopeptidase isoform X2 codes for the protein MMWFVLLVMCFCEVQEVPADTLKVSDIQHDEGHINSLKSGQPNLRIPSETALDFEEDYAVQEGDLLLPSDRNAVNQLWPGVDGHLPVPYEIDSALESRTEDILKALNMISEKTCIEFLPHTKETDYLHFEKSNGCASYVGCMGGKEDNFMKKEGNTLGLKYDLESILHYGDKYFSRNGKPTILPKESGVKLGQRAYLSDLDVQKLRKLYHCDKKEGDQAAS
- the LOC125262362 gene encoding astacin-like metalloendopeptidase isoform X1, translating into MMWFVLLVMCFCEVQEVPADTLKVSDIQHDEGHINSLKSGQPNLRIPSETALDFEEDYAVQEGDLLLPSDRNAVNQLWPGVDGHLPVPYEIDSALESRTEDILKALNMISEKTCIEFLPHTKETDYLHFEKSNGCASYVGCMGGEQPVLVGPHCKVGNICHEVLHALGLHHEHSRFDRGDHITIVYENIVSGKEDNFMKKEGNTLGLKYDLESILHYGDKYFSRNGKPTILPKESGVKLGQRAYLSDLDVQKLRKLYHCDKKEGDQAAS